Within Sphingobium sp. EP60837, the genomic segment CAGTGCGAGTCCCCGGAGTCAAAGCCAGTTGCCACACCGAACAGCGAAAGGGGACGTGACTCCGGATTAGCAACTCCTGCACGCCGCTAACCCTCGCAGTATTTTTTCAGCAGCAGCGCGTCCCGCTCGTCGCGCCGCCATTCCAATCTTCTTCGGCGCGGCTTTCGATGGCGCGTTGGCCGCCGCCGAACGGATTGGACTTGGGCGGCCGATCGGAGGTGGTCAAGGC encodes:
- a CDS encoding DUF6766 family protein; translation: MLVALSVFLRQCESPESKPVATPNSERGRDSGLATPARR